TAATTTTCCATGTACACTTGCTCTATATAAAGCTCTTAATTGAGTTTTGAATATATCTGTTCTATCTAAACAAAGTCTTATAGCTCTATATCCTAAGAATGGGTTCATTTCATGATCCATTTGGAAATAAGGAAGTTCTTTATCTCCACCTATATCTAGAGTTCTTATAACTATAGGTTTTCCATTCATACCTTCAAGTACAGCCTTATAAGCTTCATATTGTTCTTCTTCACTTGGGAAGTTATCTTCTTTGTCCATATATAAGAATTCTGTTCTATAAAGACCAACACCTTCTGCATCATTCTTTATTAATCCTTCTACATCATTAGGACTTCCGATATTACCTGCAAGCTCAACATGTCTACCATCTAAAGTTATAGAAGCTTTTCCTTTTAATAATTCTAAGGCTTTTCTTTCTTCCTCAAATTTAGTTTTAAGTTCTTGGTATTTAGCTTTAGTTTCTTCATCTGGATTTACTATAACCTCACCTGTATCACCGTTAAATACTATGAAATCGCCATCCTTAACTTTAGAAGTTATATCAGTAAGACCAACTACTGCAGCTATTTCTAATGTTCTAGCCATTATAGCTGTATGAGATGTTCTTCCACCTATATCAGTTAAGAATCCTAATACCATTTTTTTATTCATTGTTGCAGTATCAGAAGGAGTTAAATCATGTGCTATTAACACAACTTCTTCATCAAGACCTGCTAAATCAACTACTTTTACACCTAGTATATGTCTAAGTACTCTATTTGTAACATCTTTTATATCTGCGGCTCTTTCTCTCATGTACTCATTGTCCATAGATTCAAACATAGATACAAACATTTCTTTTATTTCATTTAATGCAAAAGCTGCATTTACTTTTTCATCTCTAATTTTAGTTATTGTAGAATCTATTAGTTCTGGGTCTGCTAAAACTAGTAAGTGAGCTTCAAATATCTCAGCTTCATGTTCCCCTAATTCTTGGCAAGCTTTTTCCTTAACTCTAGTTAATTCTTGTCTTGAGACTTCAACAGCCTTTTGTAATAAAGTTACTTCTTCTTCAACATTTTCGATATTTTTTCTTTCTATAACTAATTCGTTATGCTCAACTACTAATGCTTTTCCTAGAGCTATTCCCGGAGATGCTCCTGTTCCTTTGTACATAGGTACTCCCTCCTAATGTTTAACTTTTTTTAGTCTAAAATATATATTCAATGTTTCTTTACTAAATTGTCGATTTATTTTTTGTTAATTTATTGTTAAGTTTATACCAAATAAAACCCCGGGATAAACCGAGGTTTATTTATATATAATTATGGACTATTCTCCGAATCCACCTTCAACTAATTCAACTAATGCAGCTACTGCAGCTTCTTGATCTTCTCCATTAGCAACAACTATTAATTCGTCACCTTGAGCTAATCCTAAGCTCATTATTCCCATTATTGATTTAGCATTTACAGTTTTTCCTTTAGCCTTAACTTCTACTACAGATTTAAACTCAGCAGCCTTCTTTACGAACATTCCTGCTGGTCTAGCATGTAATCCACTTGCATTCTTTATAACTACTAATTTTTCCATTTGTGAAACCTCCAATAAATTTATTCTTAAAGTATTTATTTACTTTATTAACCTTTTATCTATATCCTTAAAATTCCTTTTATGGTGAGTTGTTCCATTTTTGTCCAATGGTGCATTTTTTGTCCCACTTTAGGAATAATTAAGCTAACCTTGATTTTTGAAATCTTTCAAGAAGTAATTTGTCAAAAGTTTTGACATTTTGTTCTTTTTCAACGATATAATTGTCCTAATTTCAGTATTCAACGTTAAGTTTTTACTAGTATTGATGTTTTTATTTACTGTATCTATAACTTTATTAAAATCATATAATTTTATTCTATTTATATTATTTTCTTCAAGCTTTTTCTCATACATACAGTAAAACAAATCTTTATATGAAAAATCCTTATCTAGATTTAAAAACTCTCCTACCTTAGGAATTATAACTTCCATTAAAGTTCTTAATGATGTATCTTTTTTTACACCTAATAAGTTAGAAATATCTTCTATTGTTTGTTTATCTAGTCTTCTAAATTTTTCAAAACAATATTCTTC
Above is a genomic segment from Romboutsia lituseburensis containing:
- the ptsP gene encoding phosphoenolpyruvate--protein phosphotransferase, translated to MYKGTGASPGIALGKALVVEHNELVIERKNIENVEEEVTLLQKAVEVSRQELTRVKEKACQELGEHEAEIFEAHLLVLADPELIDSTITKIRDEKVNAAFALNEIKEMFVSMFESMDNEYMRERAADIKDVTNRVLRHILGVKVVDLAGLDEEVVLIAHDLTPSDTATMNKKMVLGFLTDIGGRTSHTAIMARTLEIAAVVGLTDITSKVKDGDFIVFNGDTGEVIVNPDEETKAKYQELKTKFEEERKALELLKGKASITLDGRHVELAGNIGSPNDVEGLIKNDAEGVGLYRTEFLYMDKEDNFPSEEEQYEAYKAVLEGMNGKPIVIRTLDIGGDKELPYFQMDHEMNPFLGYRAIRLCLDRTDIFKTQLRALYRASVHGKLRIMFPMISSLEELLAAKEVIKEVLAEMDAEGIAYADDVEVGMMIEIPSSAIITDILAKHVDFFSIGTNDLIQYTCAVDRMNQKISHLYNQFNPAVLRLIKMTIDNAHKEGKWVGMCGESAGDKRMIPILLGFGLDEFSMSPISILPARKFITSVNYQDMKTFANEVLAMGTAEEIKNHVDKTFNM
- a CDS encoding HPr family phosphocarrier protein, with product MEKLVVIKNASGLHARPAGMFVKKAAEFKSVVEVKAKGKTVNAKSIMGIMSLGLAQGDELIVVANGEDQEAAVAALVELVEGGFGE